One region of Chryseobacterium sp. SORGH_AS_0447 genomic DNA includes:
- a CDS encoding site-specific integrase, translating to MKITLKQKKLTNRKISLFIEYYKGSSTNNQGKRIHIRDFEYLKLYLHSEPNSAKEKKENKETMALAESIYSIRKAEYFQGRYDLKDKVKSKRLFLVYFEELTKEKQKHDSSNNYGNWFSTLQHLKKIVPPNFTFDEIDENFIKKVKNYFENDALTKSEIPLSQNSKYSYFNKFKAAIRQAFEDGYLPINYATKVKSFEQAESQREYLTFDELQSLGTAECKYPVLKKAFLFSCLSGLRWSDINTLIWKEVRDEGDISKVNFRQEKTDGVEYLYISKQARELLGERQDPQERVFKGLKYGMTYNTEIIRWCNRAGVAKHITFHSARHTNAVLLLENGADIYTVSKRLGHRELRTTQIYAKIVDSKAKEAAEIIPQLNIDL from the coding sequence ATGAAAATTACTTTAAAGCAAAAAAAATTAACTAACAGAAAAATTAGTCTTTTTATTGAATATTATAAAGGATCTTCCACAAATAATCAAGGTAAAAGAATTCATATTAGAGATTTTGAATACTTAAAATTGTATCTTCATTCAGAACCTAATTCTGCGAAAGAAAAGAAAGAAAATAAAGAAACAATGGCTTTAGCCGAAAGTATATATTCAATTCGTAAAGCAGAATATTTTCAGGGGCGTTACGATCTAAAAGATAAAGTTAAAAGTAAGAGGCTTTTTTTAGTTTATTTTGAAGAATTGACAAAAGAAAAACAAAAACATGACTCTTCCAACAATTACGGCAATTGGTTTTCGACGCTTCAACATCTTAAAAAGATTGTTCCTCCAAATTTTACCTTTGATGAAATAGACGAAAATTTTATAAAAAAAGTTAAAAATTATTTTGAGAACGATGCTTTAACAAAAAGCGAAATACCATTATCCCAAAATTCAAAATATTCCTATTTTAATAAATTTAAAGCAGCTATCCGGCAAGCATTTGAAGATGGATATTTACCTATAAATTACGCTACAAAAGTAAAATCTTTTGAACAAGCTGAAAGCCAGAGAGAATATTTAACGTTTGATGAATTACAATCTTTAGGTACAGCGGAATGTAAATACCCTGTTCTGAAAAAAGCTTTTCTTTTTTCATGTTTGTCAGGATTGCGTTGGTCTGATATCAATACTTTGATCTGGAAAGAAGTTCGGGATGAGGGTGATATTTCAAAAGTTAATTTTCGTCAAGAAAAAACAGATGGCGTAGAGTATCTCTATATCTCAAAACAAGCTAGGGAATTATTGGGCGAAAGACAAGATCCCCAAGAAAGAGTCTTCAAAGGTTTGAAATATGGGATGACTTACAATACAGAAATTATTCGTTGGTGTAATCGAGCTGGTGTAGCAAAACATATTACTTTTCACTCAGCAAGACATACTAATGCAGTTTTGCTTTTAGAAAATGGTGCAGATATTTACACTGTTTCAAAAAGATTAGGGCATAGAGAGTTGAGAACCACTCAGATTTATGCAAAAATTGTTGATTCTAAAGCTAAAGAAGCAGCGGAAATTATACCACAATTGAATATTGATTTATAA
- a CDS encoding AlpA family transcriptional regulator: protein MENNEIIIYKLNRIEKHIFGLKTILNVEELSDYTGFKKSYIYKLVHTNSIPFSKPFGKVLFFDRIKIDEWLLKNSHKSNDEIQQEAIEFSLRKK, encoded by the coding sequence ATGGAAAATAACGAAATTATTATTTACAAACTTAATCGAATTGAAAAGCATATTTTTGGACTTAAAACAATTCTTAATGTAGAAGAACTTTCTGATTATACAGGATTCAAGAAATCGTATATATATAAATTAGTTCATACTAATTCAATCCCATTTTCAAAACCTTTCGGGAAAGTTCTTTTTTTTGACAGAATAAAAATTGATGAATGGTTGCTAAAAAACAGTCATAAATCAAATGATGAAATCCAACAAGAAGCAATAGAGTTTTCTTTGCGTAAAAAATAA
- a CDS encoding VapE domain-containing protein, with product MEILIRSHLIQQYNPIREYFENLEDWDQQDHIGKLCSYIRTTDNMSFQKYFEKWLTRTVICALKPGYINKQCLVLFNIKQNTGKTSFLRFLIPLQLEKYYTEDIGVDKDGLIALCKNLLINIDELSVMSKTDVNILKSFISKNTVNARLPYDRKSTLMQRTASFCGSTNRFDFLTDETGSVRWQVFEVLNIDFNYSKDINIEKVWSQAYYNAFERKNYNPELTVEDIQENEKRNEKFKQISLEQEIILSHFEKSKLQNEFMTPSDIMLAMNNALGVRLNIIKIGKALTAMNYERIKHPKRQVYGYLIRRKIEE from the coding sequence TTGGAAATTCTTATCAGAAGTCATTTGATCCAACAGTATAATCCGATTCGGGAATATTTTGAAAATTTGGAAGATTGGGATCAACAGGATCATATTGGTAAATTATGCAGCTATATAAGGACAACTGACAATATGTCTTTTCAAAAATATTTTGAAAAATGGCTTACCAGAACTGTAATTTGCGCATTAAAACCCGGCTATATCAACAAACAGTGTTTGGTTTTGTTTAATATAAAACAAAACACAGGGAAAACCAGTTTTCTGCGATTTCTTATTCCTTTACAACTTGAAAAATATTACACAGAAGATATAGGCGTTGATAAAGACGGTTTGATTGCCTTGTGTAAGAATCTTTTAATTAATATTGACGAACTCTCTGTGATGTCGAAAACGGATGTTAATATTCTTAAATCATTCATTTCAAAAAATACTGTTAATGCAAGATTGCCTTATGATCGTAAATCGACACTTATGCAACGAACCGCTTCATTTTGTGGTTCCACTAACCGCTTTGATTTTTTAACCGATGAAACAGGAAGTGTAAGGTGGCAGGTGTTTGAAGTTCTAAACATTGATTTCAATTATTCCAAAGATATCAATATTGAAAAGGTATGGTCGCAAGCATATTACAATGCATTTGAAAGAAAAAATTACAATCCGGAACTTACAGTTGAAGATATACAGGAAAATGAAAAAAGAAATGAAAAGTTCAAGCAGATATCGCTTGAACAGGAAATTATTCTTTCACATTTTGAAAAATCCAAACTGCAGAATGAATTTATGACACCTTCAGATATTATGTTAGCTATGAATAATGCACTCGGTGTACGGCTTAATATAATAAAAATTGGTAAAGCCCTCACTGCCATGAATTATGAAAGAATAAAACATCCGAAAAGGCAGGTATATGGCTATTTGATTCGAAGAAAAATTGAAGAATAA
- a CDS encoding toprim domain-containing protein, with amino-acid sequence MNCKQFNSILLEVILLYFGYLPIKQNKNEAWYLNPFANESQASFKLDKRNNVWYLHSEGVGGNNIDFMIRYLNTSVSEVLIWAAKQNFSSFQKQSFSKPKLEDLVKNYNIIEVKGIQHPALLDYLKSRKVGNQTEFLQEIHYRMNNKRFFGIGFKNNSNGYEIRNKYSKICLGKKDISSIENGSDSIRVFEGFFDFLSFKNVESYLEKRPSDYIILNSVAMISKIKNSFGNYENIELYFDNDEAGNRAVEMIKNENQNAEDCRVLYSYFKDLNDWLIHKNPSNEKHARYMIR; translated from the coding sequence ATGAACTGTAAACAATTCAACAGCATATTGTTGGAAGTGATTCTACTTTATTTCGGATATCTTCCAATTAAACAAAATAAAAACGAAGCCTGGTATCTAAATCCTTTTGCCAATGAATCTCAAGCATCTTTTAAACTAGATAAAAGGAATAATGTCTGGTATCTTCACTCTGAAGGTGTTGGAGGTAACAATATAGATTTTATGATAAGATATCTAAATACTTCAGTAAGTGAAGTTCTTATTTGGGCAGCCAAACAAAATTTTTCTTCTTTTCAAAAGCAAAGTTTTTCTAAACCAAAATTAGAAGATCTAGTTAAAAACTATAATATAATTGAAGTAAAAGGAATCCAACATCCGGCGCTTTTAGATTATTTAAAAAGTAGAAAAGTTGGAAATCAAACCGAATTTTTACAAGAGATTCATTATCGGATGAACAATAAAAGATTTTTCGGAATTGGTTTCAAAAACAATTCAAACGGTTACGAAATTCGTAATAAATATTCAAAAATCTGTCTGGGTAAAAAAGACATCAGTAGCATAGAAAACGGTTCAGATTCAATTCGGGTTTTCGAAGGTTTTTTCGACTTTCTTTCCTTTAAAAATGTAGAAAGCTATTTAGAAAAAAGACCATCCGACTATATCATTTTGAATTCGGTAGCAATGATTTCTAAGATTAAAAATTCATTCGGAAACTATGAAAATATTGAGCTGTATTTTGACAATGATGAAGCCGGAAACAGAGCCGTTGAAATGATTAAAAATGAAAACCAAAACGCAGAAGACTGCCGGGTTCTGTACTCATATTTTAAAGATCTGAATGACTGGCTGATTCACAAAAATCCATCCAATGAAAAACACGCTAGATACATGATAAGATGA
- a CDS encoding special sigma factor codes for MEKDFLEEFIINVTKENDARIAREERKKHFQELGRKGGLKKKESFHLNKVISFRVTESEYEDNLKKAIKYKLKLSTYARMVYLEKELKINEFQADEILLQYGNYFKKITNLLRNREWNVFENKKEILLNIETTIDLIQQYLYSKVKQRNTDE; via the coding sequence ATGGAAAAAGACTTTTTAGAAGAGTTTATAATTAACGTTACCAAAGAAAATGATGCAAGAATTGCTCGGGAAGAAAGAAAGAAACACTTTCAGGAATTGGGCAGAAAAGGAGGTTTGAAGAAAAAAGAATCATTCCATCTCAATAAAGTTATTTCATTTCGGGTGACGGAATCTGAATATGAGGATAATCTGAAAAAGGCAATTAAATATAAGCTCAAGTTATCAACCTACGCAAGAATGGTTTATTTAGAAAAAGAACTTAAGATCAATGAATTTCAAGCTGATGAAATTTTATTACAATACGGAAATTATTTCAAAAAAATAACTAATCTTTTACGAAATCGGGAATGGAATGTTTTTGAGAATAAAAAAGAAATTCTTTTAAACATCGAAACTACAATTGATCTAATCCAGCAATACTTGTACTCAAAAGTGAAACAAAGAAATACTGATGAATAA
- a CDS encoding relaxase/mobilization nuclease domain-containing protein, with the protein MNNSATTRAITKIALEYNGNDKGTAEMVASNYLLSETAEGQFHEMKTVAERNSKVKKWALTGYISQPDEIGRELSDEELRKIAIEALTKVGVTRKNQYRLDIHNSTKHKHIHFVVNRIDISGKCTVKSHNIGKRFGEAVREVCNEKGLLTDIEIGIQKKAHMLENLIEAIRSKDNFADIISKMKQKGFEVQLSSNAKDRISGMRIMMTKDINHETLRQYKAGYKLSEISGQLKISEIKNIFELKQAVKEAQKYAGNLNCFRENLQKAGYTVKIQYKGEFKAGQRNEIQDLWINKIDNNQQKNGFFFRKNIGFSLSAIDSNLADWVRSINQSNTIYDAGNHLNLTANESMIEIANKLLDNLLNPTYVSRADEEFWKKKRKLKR; encoded by the coding sequence ATGAATAATTCTGCGACTACGAGAGCAATCACAAAAATTGCTTTGGAATATAATGGTAATGATAAAGGAACAGCAGAGATGGTGGCTTCGAATTATCTTTTGAGTGAAACAGCAGAAGGACAATTTCATGAAATGAAGACAGTGGCTGAGCGAAATTCTAAGGTAAAGAAATGGGCACTGACCGGTTATATTTCTCAACCAGACGAAATTGGTAGAGAATTAAGTGATGAAGAACTCAGAAAAATTGCAATAGAAGCGCTTACAAAAGTAGGCGTAACAAGAAAAAATCAATATCGGCTGGATATACATAACAGTACAAAACATAAGCATATTCATTTTGTCGTCAACAGAATTGATATTTCGGGAAAGTGTACTGTAAAATCTCATAATATTGGAAAAAGATTTGGAGAAGCTGTAAGAGAAGTTTGTAATGAGAAAGGTTTATTAACCGATATAGAGATTGGGATTCAGAAAAAAGCTCATATGCTGGAAAATTTGATTGAGGCTATTAGGTCAAAAGATAACTTTGCCGATATCATCTCTAAAATGAAACAAAAAGGTTTTGAAGTTCAATTATCTTCAAATGCAAAGGACAGAATTTCGGGAATGCGCATTATGATGACAAAGGATATAAACCATGAAACCCTTCGTCAATACAAAGCTGGCTATAAATTATCCGAAATATCAGGTCAGCTAAAAATTTCTGAGATAAAAAATATATTTGAATTAAAACAAGCTGTTAAAGAGGCACAAAAATATGCTGGTAATCTAAACTGTTTTCGGGAAAATCTTCAAAAAGCAGGGTACACAGTGAAAATTCAATACAAAGGAGAATTTAAAGCCGGTCAAAGAAATGAGATTCAGGATTTATGGATAAATAAAATTGATAATAATCAACAAAAAAACGGATTTTTTTTCAGGAAAAATATAGGGTTTTCTTTGTCTGCAATAGATTCTAATCTTGCTGATTGGGTAAGATCAATAAATCAAAGCAATACAATTTATGATGCAGGTAATCATTTGAATTTAACAGCAAATGAAAGCATGATAGAAATTGCAAATAAATTATTAGATAATCTTCTTAACCCGACTTATGTTTCTCGTGCCGATGAAGAATTTTGGAAAAAGAAGCGAAAATTAAAACGGTAA
- a CDS encoding DUF4375 domain-containing protein: MNKKKLIEKFYLQSTKGIKDEWFVSDIPYWYSYIVNLPLHLQTTYLTVILENQIFNGGFDQYFVNGYGQFAKETIDALIEIGAFKKSNLLEKAFNLVKDDTISDDEFRKQLLNKTLKRLFNEDILNESFRKLDDTYYDIEDENVEDLLADYLRKVS; encoded by the coding sequence ATGAACAAAAAGAAACTAATAGAAAAATTCTATTTACAATCAACTAAAGGTATTAAAGATGAATGGTTTGTAAGTGATATACCATATTGGTATAGTTATATTGTTAATCTACCTTTACATTTGCAAACAACCTATTTGACAGTGATTTTAGAAAACCAAATATTTAATGGAGGATTTGACCAATACTTTGTAAATGGATATGGACAATTTGCAAAAGAGACCATTGATGCCTTAATTGAAATAGGAGCATTTAAGAAATCAAATCTATTGGAAAAAGCCTTTAATCTTGTCAAAGACGATACAATTAGTGATGATGAATTTCGCAAACAGTTATTAAATAAGACTCTCAAAAGGCTTTTCAATGAGGATATTTTAAATGAATCATTTAGAAAATTGGATGATACATATTATGATATTGAAGATGAGAATGTCGAAGATTTGTTAGCAGATTATTTAAGAAAAGTATCATGA
- a CDS encoding DUF4375 domain-containing protein, which yields MKNEEITSKYYADSVKGLNSKILNDKDLWYNYVINLPQNLQVTYTILIFHQQVFNGGLHQYFFNSYGQFAYLTIEYLKLIKAYQASKILEKAVEVVNSEKYSIDEFRTKIFNRKLDKITDFDDELWHLLEKLDDEYDNLDEDLEQLLVDYLINHLKS from the coding sequence ATGAAAAACGAAGAAATAACAAGCAAATATTATGCAGATTCAGTAAAAGGGTTAAATAGTAAGATACTAAATGATAAGGATTTGTGGTATAATTATGTTATTAATTTACCCCAGAATTTACAGGTTACTTATACAATACTCATTTTTCATCAACAGGTTTTTAATGGAGGTTTGCATCAATATTTTTTTAATTCATATGGACAATTTGCCTATTTAACTATTGAATATTTAAAGCTTATCAAAGCTTATCAAGCATCTAAAATATTAGAGAAAGCGGTAGAAGTCGTCAATAGTGAAAAATATAGCATAGATGAGTTTAGAACAAAAATTTTCAATAGAAAATTGGATAAAATTACTGATTTCGATGATGAACTTTGGCATTTATTAGAAAAATTGGATGATGAATACGATAATCTTGATGAAGATTTAGAACAATTACTTGTTGATTATTTGATAAATCATTTAAAGAGTTAA
- a CDS encoding SMI1/KNR4 family protein, whose amino-acid sequence MYNKINELIYKFSNLGLESSSDGAMMIGRAPFNGPKAWLNIIYPKIQEEEIVVLEKELGTSIPKDYKDFLTNYSNGGNFLSSTLSLDGLRRQLTRDPKANSRQPFSIITPNIYERPTNAKESYFFIGGYQWDGSLLYIDKDTNIVHCGSPDDATSKTQWESFQEMLSAELMRLYTLFDADGKPINEDVSTLPY is encoded by the coding sequence ATGTACAATAAAATTAATGAGCTTATATATAAATTTTCAAATTTAGGATTGGAAAGCTCGAGTGATGGAGCTATGATGATAGGGAGGGCGCCATTTAATGGACCAAAAGCTTGGTTAAATATTATATATCCAAAGATTCAAGAAGAAGAAATTGTTGTACTTGAAAAAGAATTAGGTACAAGTATTCCGAAAGATTACAAAGATTTTCTTACGAATTATAGTAACGGGGGTAATTTTTTGTCATCAACACTAAGTTTAGATGGGTTGAGAAGGCAATTGACTAGAGATCCAAAAGCAAATTCAAGGCAACCGTTTTCTATTATTACTCCAAATATATACGAAAGACCTACAAACGCAAAAGAAAGTTATTTTTTTATTGGTGGGTATCAATGGGATGGTTCACTACTATATATAGATAAAGATACAAATATTGTTCATTGCGGTTCACCAGATGATGCAACTTCTAAAACTCAATGGGAGTCTTTTCAAGAGATGTTATCAGCTGAATTGATGCGTTTATATACTCTATTTGATGCGGATGGAAAACCGATTAATGAAGATGTTTCGACTCTTCCCTATTAA
- a CDS encoding SMI1/KNR4 family protein: protein MYKEIRELIYKFQNLGIGNSSDGAILIGKAPHLGSDAWINEIFPTLENKEIESLEEQLNTEIPQEYKKFLNKFSNGLMVLTATLSLYGFRRELTRDPKVNSRQPFSPISANLYERPSNAKDSYFFIGSYQWDGSRLYIDKDTDIVHCCERYDAKSKVQWKSFEEMLVSELKRLYTFFDEKGREIDEDQSTLPY from the coding sequence ATGTACAAAGAAATAAGAGAACTCATTTATAAATTTCAAAATTTGGGTATAGGAAACTCAAGTGATGGTGCAATTTTAATTGGTAAAGCACCGCATCTTGGTAGTGATGCTTGGATCAATGAAATTTTTCCAACACTAGAAAATAAAGAAATAGAAAGCCTTGAAGAGCAATTAAATACAGAAATACCTCAAGAGTATAAGAAGTTTTTGAACAAGTTTAGTAATGGTTTGATGGTTTTAACTGCAACATTAAGTTTATACGGATTCAGAAGAGAACTGACTCGTGATCCTAAGGTAAATTCCAGACAGCCTTTTTCTCCAATTTCGGCAAATTTATATGAACGCCCCAGTAACGCAAAAGATAGTTATTTTTTTATAGGAAGCTATCAGTGGGATGGCTCACGTTTGTATATAGATAAAGATACTGATATAGTGCACTGTTGTGAAAGATATGATGCTAAATCAAAGGTTCAGTGGAAATCCTTCGAAGAAATGTTAGTTTCCGAATTAAAACGTTTGTATACTTTCTTTGATGAAAAAGGAAGAGAAATAGATGAGGATCAATCAACACTTCCATATTAA
- a CDS encoding DUF6443 domain-containing protein has product MKKYLILKGLSLLGILLAGMSFAQSNENYVQSIGCLNQDCTKKSETITYFDGLGRPKQIINVKATATGKDLVMPVTYDGFGRQAKNILPVPATTQNSSIHTGINDETAANSYYGVSNAFTEKEIENSPLDRVLQEANPGEEWKMSSGKTKKYKYETNTGNEVKAFVTNTSTNTVSGISNTVSSVSLSSANSGFYPAGTLYKNTVTDEDGNSVIQFQNGRGQIVLIRKNDGSQNIDTYYVFNEYNQQAFIITPKAVKQIEDNNNLITDAILNELCYQYRYDGKDRLVEKRLPGREWEFLVYDKQDRVILAQDGILRTTTNNFGSKGWLFTKYDESGRVVYTGFFSNTATRQAMQSALNNMTANAYNNEKRTTTSFNLQGLDVYYSKQAFPTGSMTLLSVNYYDTYPPEAPPVPQTILGQYTLPQTLDANNDASTNGVLTASYVKNIEDNNWTKTYSYYDSFGRVIATKSTNHLGGYTNTETELDFTGVPLKTNTFHLRKQGETGVAVMERFVYDDQNRLLKHFHQVDSNPEELLAENTYNDLSQIVNKKLGSTSGSAPLQSIDYNYNIRGWLTDINKNQMAAADLGGKLFSYKIKYTNREGIQNPDSSQFPGKNVVPKYNGNIAEVDWRAVESIGANPSTTPKRYGYAYDRLDRLTAGFYQNPQNPYSKENMESLVYDLNGNISSLYRTSVMENGSSTATVIDNLTYDYTGNRATKIKDISGNSTGYEGTAGNTIGYDVNGNMKNMIDKSITAIGYNYLNLPNSLTINLGQLTTDIATKYSADGSKVRKETTKTSVGITGTTITKETTDYLDGFQYFSTTGGNTGGGGSTEMMMASRAFEPQAFSLVDPTGTSTLLTIKTPDLQFFPTAEGFYDYVKNQYIYQYKDLQGNVRLSYARNSAGVLEIVDSNDYYPFGMNHLKTGNAYFGGGSYKNFKMQGQELQETGFYAYKWRNYMPDVGRFFNVDPLSEKYVYQSHYNFSENRVIDARELEGLEAKKVNEVSLPDDPWEFGEMIAGGINSVRAAVANNYGRAYNLVSGDKVRNKYIVDTDGSLTLVTGVPKESLKEKAVNGAFDLGTIALAAAGGPEGMLMSQGGKAPALRGVEEIKSQISKLQSSAKVGQEAHRQIQKVLRTEGARTEVTKVLRNGKVVRKDGVRPDGTNIIIKPNTKSGIKSAKRRENLLNNNGERSETILYDPKDPKYLPGSSTYIGPKRR; this is encoded by the coding sequence ATGAAAAAATATTTAATCTTAAAAGGATTATCCTTGTTAGGCATATTGCTCGCAGGGATGTCTTTTGCACAATCCAATGAAAATTATGTACAGTCTATAGGCTGTCTGAATCAGGATTGTACAAAAAAATCGGAAACCATTACCTATTTTGATGGTCTGGGAAGACCCAAACAGATTATTAATGTAAAAGCCACTGCTACCGGAAAAGATCTGGTCATGCCGGTAACGTATGACGGCTTCGGAAGACAGGCAAAAAACATATTGCCCGTTCCTGCCACCACCCAGAACTCTTCTATCCACACCGGGATTAACGATGAAACCGCTGCCAATTCCTATTACGGCGTTTCCAATGCTTTTACGGAGAAGGAAATTGAAAACTCCCCTTTAGACAGGGTATTGCAGGAAGCGAATCCGGGAGAGGAATGGAAAATGAGTTCGGGAAAAACAAAGAAATATAAATATGAAACCAATACCGGAAACGAAGTTAAAGCTTTTGTAACAAACACTTCAACCAATACGGTGAGTGGTATTTCCAATACGGTTTCTTCAGTATCGCTTTCTTCTGCCAATTCGGGATTTTATCCGGCAGGAACACTGTATAAAAATACGGTAACCGATGAAGACGGGAATTCTGTTATTCAGTTTCAGAACGGAAGAGGACAGATAGTTTTGATCCGTAAGAACGACGGTTCGCAAAACATCGATACCTATTATGTTTTTAATGAGTATAACCAGCAGGCTTTCATCATCACACCGAAGGCGGTAAAACAGATCGAAGATAATAATAACCTCATTACGGATGCGATTTTAAACGAACTCTGCTACCAATATCGTTATGACGGAAAAGATAGGCTCGTGGAGAAAAGATTACCGGGCAGAGAATGGGAATTTTTAGTTTATGATAAGCAAGATAGGGTCATCTTGGCTCAGGATGGTATTTTAAGAACAACCACCAATAATTTCGGAAGCAAAGGCTGGCTTTTCACCAAATATGATGAATCCGGAAGAGTGGTTTATACCGGTTTCTTCTCCAACACCGCTACAAGGCAGGCAATGCAAAGCGCATTGAACAATATGACGGCGAATGCGTATAATAACGAAAAAAGAACGACTACATCTTTCAATTTGCAGGGACTGGATGTGTATTACAGCAAACAGGCTTTCCCAACGGGAAGCATGACCCTGCTTTCGGTTAATTATTATGATACTTACCCGCCTGAAGCTCCTCCTGTTCCTCAGACTATTTTAGGACAGTATACCCTGCCCCAGACACTGGATGCCAATAATGATGCTTCTACCAACGGAGTTCTCACGGCTTCTTATGTGAAAAATATTGAAGACAACAACTGGACGAAAACCTACAGCTATTACGATTCTTTTGGCAGGGTTATCGCCACCAAAAGCACCAACCATCTCGGAGGATATACCAACACGGAGACAGAACTGGATTTTACAGGTGTTCCATTAAAAACAAATACCTTCCACCTCAGAAAGCAGGGCGAAACCGGAGTAGCGGTTATGGAAAGATTTGTATATGATGACCAGAACAGGCTTCTGAAACATTTTCATCAGGTAGACAGCAATCCGGAAGAACTGCTTGCGGAAAATACCTATAATGACCTCTCGCAGATTGTAAATAAGAAATTAGGCTCTACTTCGGGTTCTGCGCCTCTACAGAGTATTGATTATAATTACAATATCCGTGGCTGGCTTACCGATATCAATAAGAACCAGATGGCAGCTGCCGATCTTGGCGGAAAATTATTTTCCTACAAAATAAAATATACCAATCGTGAGGGAATCCAGAATCCGGATTCTTCACAGTTCCCCGGGAAAAATGTAGTTCCGAAATACAACGGAAATATTGCCGAAGTAGACTGGAGAGCCGTAGAATCTATTGGTGCAAATCCATCAACAACACCGAAAAGATACGGGTACGCGTATGACAGGTTAGACAGGTTAACGGCTGGGTTTTACCAGAATCCGCAGAATCCTTACAGCAAGGAAAATATGGAATCTCTGGTGTATGACCTGAATGGGAATATTTCCAGCCTTTACAGGACTTCGGTGATGGAAAACGGAAGCAGTACGGCGACGGTAATTGATAACCTTACCTACGACTACACCGGAAACAGGGCAACCAAAATTAAAGACATCAGCGGAAACTCTACCGGATATGAAGGAACAGCGGGAAATACCATTGGGTATGATGTGAACGGAAACATGAAAAATATGATCGATAAAAGCATTACAGCCATCGGTTATAATTATCTGAATCTACCTAACTCGTTAACGATTAATCTGGGACAGCTAACCACCGACATTGCCACAAAATATAGTGCAGATGGAAGCAAGGTAAGAAAAGAAACTACGAAAACTTCGGTAGGAATTACAGGAACGACTATCACTAAGGAAACAACAGATTATCTGGACGGTTTCCAGTATTTCAGTACAACAGGCGGAAATACAGGCGGTGGCGGAAGTACGGAAATGATGATGGCTTCAAGAGCTTTTGAGCCGCAGGCTTTTAGCTTGGTTGATCCTACAGGTACCAGTACACTGCTTACCATAAAGACTCCCGACTTACAATTCTTCCCGACAGCAGAAGGATTTTATGATTATGTAAAAAATCAATATATTTACCAGTATAAAGATTTACAGGGAAATGTAAGGCTTTCTTACGCAAGAAACAGCGCAGGAGTTCTTGAGATTGTAGATAGCAATGATTACTACCCATTCGGGATGAATCACCTGAAAACTGGGAATGCATATTTTGGAGGAGGATCTTACAAAAACTTCAAAATGCAGGGGCAGGAGTTGCAGGAAACCGGATTTTATGCTTACAAATGGAGAAACTATATGCCGGATGTCGGCAGATTCTTTAATGTCGATCCATTAAGTGAGAAATATGTTTACCAGTCACATTACAATTTTTCTGAAAACAGGGTTATTGATGCAAGAGAGCTGGAAGGACTGGAAGCTAAAAAAGTAAATGAAGTAAGCTTACCAGACGATCCGTGGGAGTTTGGAGAAATGATTGCCGGTGGTATAAACAGTGTTCGTGCTGCTGTCGCAAATAATTATGGAAGAGCCTATAATTTAGTTTCCGGAGATAAGGTGAGGAATAAGTATATAGTTGATACCGATGGTTCTTTAACACTTGTTACAGGAGTTCCTAAAGAAAGTCTTAAGGAGAAAGCTGTAAACGGAGCATTCGACTTAGGAACCATTGCGCTAGCTGCTGCCGGAGGACCCGAAGGAATGTTGATGTCTCAGGGAGGAAAAGCTCCAGCTTTAAGGGGTGTGGAGGAAATTAAATCTCAAATTTCTAAATTACAGTCGTCTGCTAAAGTTGGGCAAGAAGCACATCGTCAAATTCAGAAAGTATTAAGGACTGAAGGGGCACGTACGGAAGTAACAAAAGTTCTACGAAATGGTAAGGTTGTAAGAAAAGATGGCGTTAGACCAGATGGAACAAATATAATTATTAAACCCAATACTAAATCAGGAATAAAATCTGCTAAAAGAAGAGAAAATTTATTAAATAATAATGGTGAACGTTCTGAAACAATCCTTTATGATCCAAAAGATCCTAAATATTTACCTGGTTCATCAACATATATAGGACCAAAAAGAAGATAA